The sequence gaaggaatgACATTTGCAAGGAATCGGCGATGTGAGCAGCCCCGACTGACGCACCGCCGGGTTGTCTGAGGAGCCGGTGCCTGCAGACTGCGGCCGACCAAGCCCTCCGCAGCCGTGAGTCCTGCAGCGTGGTGGGCTTCAGCCGGGAACCAGAGGGGAACGGCGGAGCTCAGTCCAGTGTGTTCAGCATTCCCACATAATCTCCCGTCCTGTGAACACGCTGTACGAATGGCGTTAAGGAGGCGCTTCTTGCAGAGCACGCTCTGAGCGGATGCTGGCGCTGGCCAGGCAGTGGGGTGCCGGCTCACGGGCGAGGGACggctggagagaggaagagcaaagagaagCCGAGCAAGGAGCAGAGCCTGGTGCTCCCTCGCAGCAAGCTGAGGGCTGAATACACGTGTATTAGTACAGTATAGTGCACGTGTATACACGCTCAGAGAAGCATCCGGCCTGCGCTACCCTGGGTGCAGTGCTCACTCGTCCTCTCTTTCTCCCCACCAGTGCGAGGCAATGGCATTCGGTTAAAAACAGCTTAGTGATGATGTTCCTGCCGGGGTTCCCCACTTTGGGGGACCGTGTCTGCATTTCCCTATTGATGAGGGGTATCAAGACAACCAACCTGGATGGAAAACAGGAAGATTTAGCTCGGGGTGAGGCACCCAACGCAGCACATATAGTGATGGAGTCAttccctggggctggctgcagggtcCGCAGTGGGCTGCCAGAGCCCAGGGCCCCGAGCCCCGGCTGCTCGCCTCCTTCACTGTGTAACAATGGGAAGGGATTCTGCAGTTGTTACTGTTGGGAGCTGTTGGTTTTGGGATTTGCAGAACAGGAACGTGAGCTATgtccaaaccccccaaaaaataacgTCTCATCCAGCCTTGAAGGTTTCTGGAAAGGGCTAGTTTCAAGCTTCTTTCGGTAGAAAAACATGTGTAACAGACCAGATGTGCATTTGCACACCCTTCCAAGGGCTATGACACGTCATCTCTGCTTCACTCAGTTAAGTGGACAGTATTAATCAGTGTCCTGTGAATCCAGGAGGTTAACAGCACTGTAACagcctctcctctttcttgggAATTTATGTctaaatttgcattttgttgctgttttccagcttgTTAACATAGCCGCAGCAAGATGCATCACTGTGGAAAACACCACTCTAGCTTTTGAGGCATGCGATGTTAACAACAAGGTAAGGATACCCTGCGCGCTCAGTACGTAATACTATTTTTAGTGCATGGCGTAGAGCTCCTGTACCTCCCCATGGTGACCTGCCCCTCCCCGGGAGCTAATGCAGTCCTTCCCACCGGGGGACACACCAGGCGATGCCTGGGAGCAGCGAGGGGCAGGAGTTGCCTGTTTGCAAAGCCTGTAGCCAAGCAACAGCCCCAGAACCAGCAAATTCAGCTGGAATAGGAAAGTTTGATAACGCCCTGAGCCTGCATGTGAAAACAGggagaaacatttaaatacaagCCTGTGTTTTGCGCGCTGCAGCAAAGCATCCAGCCGCAGACTGTTGCTAGATGGGAAGCAGCCGCTGTGGACAACCTTCCCCCTCCTTTATAGACAGTGTTTCTTGGGCAGTTCCCCGCTAATTGCTCCCTGCTCTGGCACAGGCAGCACGTGTATCGGGGGCCCGTCGCGTTCGGGGGTTTATCCATTTGCAGCCCAGTGCTGGGGTGCAGCCAGGCAGgtggcagggcagaggagcGCCCAGCTACTGCGTTTGGGGTCTGGGCTGCCGCGGCAGCAGTCGCTCCCAGAGCCTGCGCCAGGGCTGTCCTGAGCTTTTTAGCTCTGCAGATCCATAGGAAGACCTTTGGGTGAGGTCCTGGgtgagggcaggaggaaggcgGGGAGAGCCTCTGCCGGCTGCTTGCCAGCCCcgagcagccagccctgccgACAGAAGGCGAGCGGGGTCACAGCTCTCCCCGGTCTCTCCCCACAGAACCAAAAGTTCAACTACACCTGGCTGAGGCTGATCCGGCACGGAGAGCTCTGCGTCGCCCCGGCCGGCGCTGCGGGGGCGCTGGGCTTGTGCCGCTGCGAGGACAGGAGCCGCAGCCTGACGTGGCTGCACAGGTCGCTGGCCGCCTTCCAGACAGAGCTGGTAAGTGAAGCGCTGGCGAGGGCGGCCCCCGCCACGGCCCGTGGTCCCTGGTTTGGGGTAGCGTGCCAGCGTGCAAACTgtcaggcagctgcagcccgGCGCAGGGTGTGCCCTTTCCCCCTTCACTGGGGCCAGCAGTTGGAAGCCTGAAGAGCAGCTCAGTGGCTGGTGAATGCTGACCGAAGGAATTACGATGCCTTACCTTCTGATGTCACAGTCATTGTGTCATATTAATGATGTGAAGTGCATTTACTACATGCACAAAGACTGAACTTTTGCCCAGACGACACTCCACGTGTCATTTCAGGAGTATTTCATCTAGGTATTAACCGCATGGTCATAGAAACGCCGCAGTGCTAGGCGGTGACACGAAGTGTCCCTCACCTTTGGCAGCACTTGCAGCGTTGCCTTGCTGGCCACGTGGGTTAAGCAGGTAAAGCCAAGCAGATGTGAAAAGCGAAAGGATGGGGAACAGACTCTTCATTCTTTCATAATCCAATTTACTGCCCCAGCATTTGAACTTCATTGCTGAATTACCTAACATGCTTTTCAGCACAGTGAACGTGCTTTGAGTTCATCAGCCGAGAAACTCAAAATTACTCAAATCAGTCTCCTGCCATACGTTCCCCTATATTGCAAATACCATCTGGAGTGATTTCCTTTGCATGGTAATTGCCGTTCGGACAGCGAGGGAACTAATCTTCCCATTTCCAGTGAAGGAAAAGCCATGAAGCACAGAAGGTATGGCGTGATCCTGGCTTGGCAACAGGTGCAGGCTTTGGATCCCACCCAAAAGTCCCTGCAAAGAGATCTTGCCTGTTAgggaaatgcaaaacaaaagggCACACCATAAAGAATCAAGCCTTCTCAGTGGAATAatagagctgctgctgtgtgagtCCCACTACCTAAAgccttctctctctctcgcCCCTGCAGACGGACCACATCGTCTCTGAGCACCTCCAGCCGCCCACCTGCTTGGAAGTGGATCCCTCTCACAAAGCCCTGAGGGTAAATGCCTGTGACTCCGCAAATCCTTATCAAAAGTGGCAGTTTGGCAATTACTATGCAGACTGAAGGGAACACAGTGGAACcagaaatgctgtgttttcGTCTTGTGAATTCAGCAAGGACATCTGTGCGACTTGTGACAGCAATTACAAAACTGGAAGTTCATTTCCAAATGATAATTGAAATCCATAATTTAAACCAGCATATTGAGAGATCAGAACACCAAGAGCAGCACATCTGGTTTAACGACGTCTGAAACAGGTAGGTGTGGTTTTCCCTCACTGTGGGAGACTGGCAAAaactcaaataattttctgtattattaaatggaaatattttttgaagtcTCCCATCCTACCGTAAGCAAACCTTCATCAGTTCCCCGTGGACCACAGCATGAGCTAAGGAAATACTTCCAGGGCTCTGTAGTCTGTAAACAGCAAATTGGGTTGCTTattcttccacagaaaatggaagttttttGACCAacgcattaaaaaaatccatctgaCATGCCTGTGCTGAGTCTGGCCGCAGGATCCTGCCCTGTGGGATCCGTTCCCTCTGACAGACGAGTACCAGGGTTCCATTAGGAATCGATTGCTTATTGAAAAAACCTTCTTTTAATAACGAGAGGCAAATGTGGGTCGATAAGCTGCCCAGCAGACGAGGTAAACTGGGGGCTGCAGAAGAAGCAATGGGCACACTCGCCTGCGCCCTGCGGACAGCGAGGACACGTGTGCCTTGCTTTGCCTGGAGGCAAGAGGAGCGCCAGGGAGGCAAACGGGGGGCTTACCCCTCTTCGtgccagcagcacacaccagcCAGGGAGCACCTCACCCCAGGGTGGCCAGGCTGTCCCCACCCTGGGGCTGCCAGggccccagccctgtccccgaGCCCTCGTGGCTTTTTCGGGGTTCCCCCAGGACTCCTTGGCCCGGGGCAAGGAGTGCCGAGGCATTGGGTCGCGCTGGGGCCGGTGCCCAGGCCGGTGATGTTTGCTGCGGCCCCAAGCAGGGTGGCTcgccctgctcctgccaggccTTTCCCGAGGAAGCTTTCCCAGGCCAGGCAGCTCTCCCCAGCGCGGCGTCCCCCACCGtgggcagagggagggcagagaCCTCCGGCAGGACATTTCACAGCCCAAACCTCCGGATGGGGGAAAACCCCACTGAACTCAGCGAGGGCTTCCACTCAGAAAGGGCTGCGGAACACGTGCATTTCACGGGAGCCCTCGCAGAGGTGAAACAGCATGATGAGACCCCGGCCCCACACACCAAAGTCTCTCTGAACTACCGTCACAGGCACTAGTTCTCCTTACTGAGAAACGTTTTATCCCCAAAAGCTGTCACCACCTTTTGAAGGAACAGAGTTGATAGAACAAAttctgcagtgacaggacagtTTGATCCAGGATATGTAGCACCAGTGTGTCCCAGACGGGATTTCTTCCCCTGTTTCTGTTCGGAAGCTCCCGCAGTGGGAGGCTGCTCCCCGTACGGCTGCGGTGTCGCTGGGGAAGGCAgcgctcctcctgcccccctgccccgcacTACGGCGAGGGGCTTCTCCAGCACCAGCCTTTGGGGATACGTGGGGCTGAGCATCCCTCGTTCTCACGCCGCTGTTGACCACAGCCGAGCCTCCACCATCCCGCGTGCACAGAACACCTCCTCCTCTCCGATTTTTCAACAGCATAACGTTAACTCTCACGTGGCGGATCAATGCTGACAGCATCTGACCGGCCCAATCTGCCAAAATATTGACTGGCCCAACAGATTTTCCCGTCTGGCTCCTATTCCAACTGTCTTCctgattttctctccctcctttagTGCAGCTAGCCTGCAGTCACTATCAGAAAAATGACACAGATGTTGTTTGTGCAGTCATCTTTTATCAGGAGCATGAATTTCATCAGATTCTGTTTGCTGACATTCAATCACTTGTCACCCAGTAGGCACCAAATGGTCCTATGTCACGGTCACGGCCCCTTGCCAGGCTTGTCACTTGCACTCCGATTCCCGCTGCTGTAAACGCTCCTTTCCATCTTGGGATCTTTTGCTGAAAGACTGGAGCGtgcctggggggctgctggccgGGACTGCGGCCCTGCTGTCACGGTCTTGCTGCTGTGACGGTATTGCGAAGCGTCCAGACTGCACCACTCGGCCGAGTCTGCCAGACGCGAGAGCGGTTTCTTCCGGCAGACGTGGCAGTAGGCATCTCGCTCCTGCCCGGTGAGCTGCCTGCTCCTTTGGCCCTCTCCATGCACGGCGCCTGGGCGTGCATCGCACCTCGGGGCACTAGGAGGTTTTGGGGCTGCACAGGGTTTGTGAGTGTTAAGGAAGGGGGGGGCACCCCAGATTGGCAATGGGAAACAGGCACAGCTTTCCGAACGAGAACAAATACCTCCCGAGCTGCGGCGGGAGGGGCATGGTGCGCCGTGCTGTGCTTCCATCAGTGAGTACCCTGAATCAAAGTGGCCGTGGCTGGAGGCCCcatttggtttgtttaaaaaaaaaaaaaaagcttaaaaaaagggaataaattaTAATAGTTGAAGCTTCTTCCTCTGCACTCTGTGTGTTAATGCTGTTCATGACCAACTCGGACCCTTCCTAGGGGCTCATCTGCCGAGTTAACTGCCAGGCTGAACCGTGAAACATCACCCCGGGAAGAACCTTTACAGCACCAATTTCCCCTGATTTATGGCTATGCTTTGGAGTCTCATGTAGGGTGCTAGTAGTGCAGGCAATGGCAATAGCCGGAGCTGGCTGCTGTGCCCCGCAGCTGCTGCAGATGTTGTGGCAACTGGCAAGTTTCCGCCGAAGTGGTTTAATTCCCATTCGAGTTCAGCATTCAGTGCTGCTAGAAACAGCCCCCGAAGGTGAGCCAGCACCAGGCGGCAGTGTCCGGAGAGGGTGCAAAGGCGTCACAACCTCCGAAAGGTCCGCGCCTTACTTACCTGCCAGCAGCCCTCATCTGGCTCCGAAAACGAAGAGCAATTATTTGCAGGCTAAGGCTGGGTCTGCAGTTTAACCACGTTCGGGAGCTGCGTGTCCTCGTCAGCACCCCCACTGGCTTTTCTGCCTGAAAACGCCTCTGCTCCAAGGGGCAGATTTTCAGGTCTGCGGGCGCCCTTTCCCCTCGCACGCCCCTGTGCACCCCCTGATCTCCGTATGGCACCCACCCACCCGGAGGGTTAGGCAGAGGCGGTGTGTTTGTGGGAAAGGCCCTCAGGCTCCTAGAGCGTCCCAGGACTTTCAGTTTTATCTGTCAGCTACcaaggaaagcaagagaggGAGTTGCAGTTCGCAGCTGGTCAAACACTGCTTTCCAAGGAAGTTAAAAAATTAGTCCAAGTTTCTTGAAAGTCTCAGCGAGAATCCACGCTGAGCTGGAGCCCAAGCCCACAGGCAGTACACCAAACATCTCATCCCAGCACTTACCCAGAACCCCTGGGAACTGTGTTTTAACTGTCACCTAGGGTATAAGCCAACTGTTAAAACTTGCAGGCAGACATatgataaaaggagaaaaaaaaatctgccttttacTAAAGCAAGCAGGGGGCCCGGCCGGAACTCCGGCGTTCCATCCCATCGGATGTCTGCGCTGCCCTGGACGTTCCCTTGCGCAGCCCCAGTGTGGAGCCCGCAGCAGAGCCGGGTGTTCGCATCCTGCCTGGCCAGTCTCAGCAGCTTTTCCAGGGGCACGAGCACCCCTGTGTCCTGTGGACCCCAGCAGAAACCAGGGACGAGCAGAACCTCAGAACGCCTTAAAAACTCCAGCTTCTCAGCGACACGCGGACATACTCTCTTTAGCCATGATTTTTATTTcgctttggggttttgttgttttcctcccccctgcattttttaattgcagcaaAGCAAATCTGTTGTTGACGTTCTGAAGCGCAGATGGGGCCGGACAGCGTGGCGGGGAGGCAGCGGCCGCCAGCCCCACCTCGGCAGGCGTGCAGATACTGGTCAGCCCGGCACCGCGCTCTGCCGCCCGCAGCCTTGGCGAGTCACCGAAAGCCCAGGCAATGGTCACGGCTTTGAGAAATGTGCTGCTCTTACAGGAACCGCTGCGAGGGGAGCGATGGGGGGCAGCTGTCAGCCGGCAAACAAACCCGCAGTATAAGTTCACACAAGCAAACCTCTGAACTTCCACAAACCAAAGAGCGAATAAACAAGTGTGAATAGCACAATGAGGGCTGTGTCTGGTTTGTACAATACAGAATtgccatttattattttcactttgcCAATAAATAATTGCCTTtatgcagaacaaaaaaagtcaaaacgATACTCAGTGCTGCTGGAGATGTAAAACTAATCGTTAAAAAAGCGCTTACGGCTGAAGGAGGCCACTGCAGCTGAAGTCGGGGTCTAGCTTggttctttcctcctctccctttgtcAGCTGCTCTCCGCTTTCCCAGATGACATTTGCAAAGCCTAGTCCCAACTCAAGACAAATCTGTCTGTAAAAAAGACTGCACCAATAATACTGTAGTTACACAAAGGTTTTTAAGAATGGAGAAAGTTTGTGTTCAGGTGACACAAAAACAACTTATGCATAAAACTTGCCTGgctttgacaaaaaaataaatctttaaaatattgcatcTAAACTTAGCATGAAAATTGAGAAGACACGTAAGAGAGTCTAAACTGTCGGCATTTGGAAAATGCAGGTTTCTGGTAGCGGCCATTTTTCCCAGGTGAGCACCGAAGCGCACACAGGGACGTGCTGTGCACCTCACGCACCATGTAAGCCGCTGCCCTGGGCAGACCCcggctgtgctgctgtggacGGCACCAGTCACCGGTACCACGTCCCCAAAGGCCCCCGGGCTGCCGGGGCCGGACTCTGTGGCTGGCCACCACCAACGGCACTGCCCGCGGCCATGCGGGGAAGACGGTGGGGAAGAGGAGCTGCTTTGTTGCAGGCAGTGATTTGGGCTGGTTGCACCCGTGGTTGCACACTACCGTCTGGAGCAGGCGGGCTGGAAGGCAGCGCTGCATGCGCCCAGCGGTGCCCACGGTGCAGACTGCGGCAGCAGGCAACGGCATGTCTGAAGACGTCCATGCTGACACCTCTCACCCCAACGGGCAGGGGCCAGCGGATGGTACCAGCCCTGTCTGGTGCTGACTACAGTGGAATAAGGAATCCAGCTATGGGGGTGCTAGGGGTGGCGGGGGAACAGGGGCCTTGATGCCTTCCCATCTTTTTTAGTTCCTGCACATCAGCATCTACCCACGAATGCAAATAtccctccatcccaccagcACGGTGGAAAGGGACGGTGGCTGGCAGGCGGCGGCTGTCGGTGCTCCGTGAGATGCCCAGCATGGATGGACGGCAAAACAGAGCGCGCTGTGGTTGCAAACAgtcatcttttttattattcacGCTGCCCTGGCCAGTGCTACTGGAGCTGCTGCACTGCCAACTCATTACCAGCACGGCTGATGGCATGGATCACGTGTGCGTCGGCAGCTAGAGAAGCCCCAGCCAGTTCAAGACATCCTATTGTTCGAATATGGTTAGAAAAGTTGGATAGAAAATAAGAGGATAAACTTTAAATCAAATGGTATTATATTTAGCAAactgattatttattttcctgcactATGGATGTCTCTGCCTGCTGTCAAagcaaagatgttaaattttCACAGTGAATTATGAAATCatatacaaaaaggaaaaaagcagtgacCTCATGTTGTGTGAGGAGACATGTCTtgggggaaacaaaaaagaaaagaccagAGTGAACGCTCGGCTCATTAAGCAATTCACCTCAGTTTATAAGTGCATCATGGATTCAAATTCATCGATTCGCTGTTTGGTGTTTCCTTTTCTAATCCTCCGGTAGGAGATTGTGTTGTATCTGGAATAGCTGTGTCTGGAgatatcattttttttccccaggctgagctgctcCCCTGGTTTCTCCGCCTGGGAGTTGGagccggggcgggccgggggaGATGCCTCCTTGCCGCTGTCTTGCTGCTTTAGACAGGACGCCTCGCTGTTCTCCTTCTTGATTTCGATCACCTGAACTTCATCCTCTTCagtgtcctcctcctcctcctcctcctcctcctcctcctcagctgcattCCCTCTCCCATCGGCGCTGGCTTCAAGGGTCTCCACTGCCTCCGCGCCGGGGCTGGCCGTCGTCCCCTCGCTGCCCGGCCCTGCGACAACACAGAGGGAGCGGGGCTGAGGCCGGGCTCAGCACCCCCTTCCCGCCCCTGTCGTACACGCTCCTCATGTAGCGTCGCTCCCCCACAGCTCCCGTcgccccggggctgcccagCGAGGGGTCCCCACGTCTGCAGGCTGAAGGCCCGCGGCCTCGGCTGCCTGGGCCTGCTTCGGGAGGGCCCGGCAACGCTCACAGCGCTGCGCAGGCCACCCGCCCTGCAGGTTTTAATGCCCGGCCCTctgcgccccccgccccgcggtCAAAGGGGAGGCCGTGCGGGCGAGCCCGGGGGAGGGAGGAGCGGCACGgcaccccccggcacccccctgCGCCCCCGGCCCAGGGACACTGCCTCCCCGCACCCCTGGGCCCTGCCGGGGGGAGAGcgagagggagagaaagggagagggaaaaaggggggaaaggggaaaaggggaagagaaagaaagacgGGAgacgggaagggaagggggaagggaaggggaagggaaggggaaggggaagggttCTGCAGCACCCAGCCGCCCCGGTGATACAGCGGGACCTGGCACTGCTCCCCCCCGGGACCCGGCACTGCCCCCCCTGGGGACCGTCCCTGCTCCCCCCGGACCGTCCCTCCTCCGGGGGTGGCCCACCAGGCCGAGATGGCGATCTCCCGTTTGGCCTGTTTGGCACGTTTCTGCCTTAAATGATGCTTTAGTGTCACAAGAATGGTCTATTCACCCTTTTGCCTGTGGGGTCCTGAGTATTAATTAGAGTAAATTGGTTAGGTACTAAAAAGCTGCCTGCAATTTAGAGATAAAGTGCTTGTGGGagagggggtgtgggggaggGGGACTGGGCAGGATCGTTTAATGGGTTTTATCGTGCACTCataaagcagcacagctggaatACGGATGTCAGCTCCAAGTGGGAAAGCTTCCATCATGATTCACCTCCCCACAACCTATGCGGTCGCTATGAAATACTATTTCACCCGTGACAAATgttcatatattttttccttttcttaatgaAGGCAAAGTTTCTGTTTACAGGGCACGGCCCATACATCTCTTAGAGCTACGTTCAACCACGCTAACTTTGCCAGGACTGCGACAGCTACTCTGGGTTGTTAATCCACTCTTCTCCGAGGAGGGGGTTTGTATTTATGTGGCAGCTGACATACAAAAAATGCCAACTTACTGCGGCCGGGTGGATGTGTAAATGACAGGAGGGGTCCAGCACAGCCTCCTTGTTGGAGGAGGGGCTGCATTTTGCACAGTGTAATTAAATATGTTCACCTATGTGGATACACTCAATAGACGTTAACGTCctgccggggccgggcagcaAGCGCCCGCTGCAGCCCCGCGCGTTGCAGGAGGCGGGTGTGAGGCCCAGCCGTGGCTCCACCTGGTTTTTACCATTTTCACCTCGGAACAAGTAGAGAGACCAAGGAGCAGATGTTTAGGAGAGCAGACGATTTTCTGCTAGATACTTGGGCGCCAGGGGATGTTAGACACTTGGTGAATCAGGCAGGAAAAGAGTTTGGGGTTTGAGGCTGCACATTTTTGACTTACAGAGGGTATCCTCCGAGCTGCCCTGCGTGGAGCAGAAGATAAAGCATCTCCTGGCCTCATGAGGCTGTTGGAGACCTCCTGGTCGAAGACCCCACGGTGCTTCGATGCCCTATGCTCATGGGGACTTGCCAAACCTCAGGAGGAGGGATACCAGCTGTGTTTAATAAGGTGCGACAACACTGCTGGTGAGAAATGAGTCACTGCTCTCCACAGTATAAGGGTCTGACCGAATTTGAAAAAAGTAATAACCACCCATATGCTGTTGCCTTTGAAGGCTACTCATTGCCATGCTCCGGGAAAACCTGACGTCACACAGCACTTTCCGTTACCTTCCTCTGACTCCTGGCCGGCGGTCCCCGTGCCCTGGGTATCACCTGGCCCCTGCTGTAGCATCCCATCGTTTTCCTCTCGTTTCTCTTTAGGAAACACAAAGCACAAGAAACGGACTGATGGAGCAGTTAGTGATGATGATTAGGGTTTAACAGTTGCAGATTGGCAGCAGAGAGATTTTCAGAGCAGATTAAAAAATTGCTTGTTTCTTTAGTCACATGCTTTTCATTGCATCCTCTGTAAGTGCTAGTTAAAATTTGCCCCTACACTGTGATTTAACTCTGAGTCACTGTTATAACTACCATGGGTTAGGAATCTTGACTAACAACGCGCATAGTAGCTCCCGTTAATCATAAAGCTATACAAAAAATagagcttttctttccaaacacgTAAAGAAAGGCAGCCTTGTACTTTACCTTCGCATTGCTTCTCTCCATCAAAATCCCCACGTACTATGTCCTCTGCCAACGAATTTCTACTTTCCTcctgattttcttctgcaagcGGAGCATCGGGGCTCATTTCTGCATTAGCGTAAGGAACCGTCCCGACAGATTTTGCTATTTCATCGATGACACCGATGACCTGGAGCGGGCCCTTCTCCGGCGGTACGCTCCCGTTGCACTCGGGCATGCCGGACGCCGCCGGGAATTCTTCTGTCATGCTTagggccgtgccgtgcccgcCGACCGGGGCCGTGCACCTCCGGGGGCCCCGCTCCTGCACCCCGGGGTGGGGAGTGCTACACCTCACCCCTTTTCCCCGGGATTTTGTTCCCCTGCTGAGATGGTCAACGTGCG is a genomic window of Balearica regulorum gibbericeps isolate bBalReg1 chromosome 6, bBalReg1.pri, whole genome shotgun sequence containing:
- the ERMN gene encoding ermin: MTEEFPAASGMPECNGSVPPEKGPLQVIGVIDEIAKSVGTVPYANAEMSPDAPLAEENQEESRNSLAEDIVRGDFDGEKQCEEKREENDGMLQQGPGDTQGTGTAGQESEEGPGSEGTTASPGAEAVETLEASADGRGNAAEEEEEEEEEEEDTEEDEVQVIEIKKENSEASCLKQQDSGKEASPPARPGSNSQAEKPGEQLSLGKKNDISRHSYSRYNTISYRRIRKGNTKQRIDEFESMMHL